Proteins encoded together in one Caldicellulosiruptor saccharolyticus DSM 8903 window:
- a CDS encoding LacI family DNA-binding transcriptional regulator has translation MKYTIKDIAKLTGYSVATISRALSGKEGVSQEKREEILKLVDSLGYTPNQTARKLRSKQTKNILVMIPDIENYFFNKLIKGIEVEARENGYNIILGNFSDSQKIEEEYYKMMKGQIADGILLTGSLSEPQRIVELSKQFKMVVISDYFSDELVTVCIDNFKAAYDATMFLYKCGYRKIAKITGKIGALLSQDRLKGYKMALENLGLGANEKYIKYGDYKYESGYKLAKELLTMPEPPDAIFCSNDEMAIGACDAAKELGISIPDELGIMGFDDIELASMVTPKITTVHQPRYEMGKLAARLLIDILKGGVVSKGKYILDTSIIPRESTKNTNFTN, from the coding sequence ATGAAGTATACAATCAAAGACATAGCAAAACTAACAGGCTATTCTGTTGCAACAATTTCAAGAGCACTAAGTGGAAAGGAAGGTGTGAGTCAGGAAAAAAGGGAAGAGATATTAAAACTGGTAGACAGTTTAGGATATACTCCGAACCAGACAGCAAGGAAATTGAGAAGTAAGCAGACAAAAAATATCTTGGTTATGATACCTGATATAGAGAACTACTTTTTCAATAAGCTAATAAAAGGGATTGAAGTCGAGGCAAGAGAAAATGGTTATAATATAATTCTTGGCAATTTTTCAGATTCCCAAAAAATAGAAGAAGAGTATTATAAAATGATGAAGGGTCAAATAGCAGATGGGATACTTCTTACAGGAAGCCTCAGCGAACCACAGAGAATTGTTGAACTATCAAAGCAGTTTAAAATGGTAGTCATTTCTGATTATTTTTCAGATGAACTTGTGACAGTGTGCATTGACAACTTCAAAGCAGCTTATGATGCGACTATGTTTTTATACAAGTGTGGATATAGAAAAATAGCTAAAATTACTGGCAAGATTGGAGCACTTCTTTCGCAAGATAGACTCAAAGGCTATAAAATGGCGCTTGAAAATCTTGGACTTGGAGCCAACGAGAAATATATAAAATATGGTGATTATAAATATGAAAGTGGATATAAGCTTGCAAAAGAACTGTTGACTATGCCAGAGCCCCCAGATGCCATTTTCTGTTCGAATGATGAGATGGCAATTGGAGCGTGTGATGCGGCAAAAGAACTTGGGATTTCAATTCCAGATGAACTTGGGATTATGGGGTTTGATGATATAGAACTTGCTTCAATGGTTACACCTAAAATTACCACAGTCCATCAACCACGTTATGAAATGGGGAAGCTTGCTGCAAGGCTTTTGATAGATATTCTGAAAGGAGGAGTTGTTAGCAAAGGTAAATATATCTTGGATACTTCAATCATTCCGAGAGAGTCTACAAAGAATACAAACTTCACAAATTGA
- a CDS encoding PIN domain-containing protein, giving the protein MYDILSACICSDGIEAEEADIVLFAIKSYKESNVDFIAAYLFHHIAKSGNNRIFTFDKKAFSKLNVEILNTD; this is encoded by the coding sequence TTGTATGATATTCTGAGTGCCTGTATATGTTCTGATGGCATTGAAGCGGAAGAAGCGGATATTGTTCTTTTTGCGATCAAAAGTTACAAAGAGAGCAACGTTGATTTCATTGCTGCATATCTTTTTCATCACATAGCAAAATCAGGAAACAATAGAATATTTACTTTTGATAAAAAAGCATTTTCAAAGCTTAATGTAGAAATTTTGAATACAGATTAG
- a CDS encoding AbrB/MazE/SpoVT family DNA-binding domain-containing protein, translating into MIHATSKIIGRGQVELPAEIRKIIGGEKIGDSVLFTVLDNGKVVIEVIKKRKLSELGGSLKSSIAFIDLDHETNATKEIWVRKRARETQHDGKSMIRCECNF; encoded by the coding sequence ATGATACATGCAACGTCAAAGATTATTGGAAGAGGGCAAGTAGAATTGCCCGCTGAGATAAGGAAAATTATTGGTGGGGAGAAGATAGGAGACAGTGTACTTTTCACTGTTCTAGACAACGGCAAAGTTGTAATTGAAGTGATAAAAAAACGAAAACTATCAGAGCTTGGAGGTTCTCTAAAATCATCAATCGCATTTATAGATTTGGACCATGAAACTAATGCAACAAAAGAAATCTGGGTAAGAAAGAGAGCAAGGGAGACACAACATGATGGAAAAAGTATGATTCGATGCGAATGTAATTTTTGA
- a CDS encoding GntR family transcriptional regulator, with protein sequence MLKLVISQMSNQPIYEQIKNQIKKQIIEGSLKAGDGLPSIRVLAKELNVSVITTKRAYEELEKEGFIVTVPARRTFVAGIDREKISTLGLQEIENDLKAIVQKAKILGVDLKKLLETIERLYKGEEGQR encoded by the coding sequence GTGCTAAAGCTTGTGATTTCGCAAATGTCAAACCAGCCCATATATGAACAAATCAAAAATCAAATAAAGAAGCAGATAATAGAAGGAAGTCTTAAGGCAGGAGATGGTCTTCCATCAATCAGGGTTTTGGCAAAAGAGCTGAATGTAAGTGTTATCACCACAAAAAGAGCATATGAAGAGCTTGAAAAAGAAGGGTTTATTGTCACAGTGCCGGCAAGAAGAACGTTTGTTGCTGGGATTGATAGAGAAAAGATTTCTACTTTGGGCCTTCAAGAAATTGAAAATGATTTAAAAGCTATTGTTCAGAAAGCAAAAATACTTGGAGTTGACCTAAAAAAGCTTTTAGAAACAATTGAAAGATTGTATAAAGGAGAGGAAGGTCAAAGATGA
- a CDS encoding ABC transporter ATP-binding protein gives MIALKVKNLTKSYKNFRLEISELTLESGYIMGLLGKNGAGKTTLIKCILDLAKKESGEVFIFEKPFNCDEIEIKQRLGVVLETPILPGQLKPKDVKEIMKSFYKNWDDRLYNKLCDLFEIDQNKKIIHLSKGTVMKLSIALALAIRPDFLILDEPTSGLDPVARNQFVEILQSFVQSEEKAVFYSTHIVSDIENVADFVTIIDNGKIIFSSSRESIEEDYCIVKGPASESNKIPQSIVLSCKKGSFLFEALCKKKEIEKFIEPGFVVEKPSIEKFYVMLVRRDEKDEVLETL, from the coding sequence ATGATTGCCTTGAAAGTAAAAAACCTTACAAAATCCTACAAAAACTTTAGGCTTGAAATTTCAGAGCTTACTTTAGAAAGTGGCTATATCATGGGGCTTTTGGGAAAAAACGGCGCTGGAAAAACCACTTTGATAAAGTGTATACTTGACCTTGCAAAAAAGGAAAGTGGAGAGGTTTTCATATTCGAAAAGCCTTTTAATTGTGATGAAATTGAGATAAAACAAAGGCTTGGAGTTGTATTAGAAACTCCAATTTTGCCGGGTCAGTTAAAACCGAAAGATGTAAAAGAGATAATGAAGTCATTTTACAAAAACTGGGATGATAGGCTTTACAACAAGCTCTGTGACCTTTTTGAAATTGACCAGAACAAAAAAATAATTCACCTCTCAAAAGGAACTGTGATGAAACTGTCTATTGCTCTAGCTTTAGCTATAAGACCTGACTTTTTGATTTTAGATGAACCAACATCTGGGCTTGACCCTGTTGCAAGGAATCAGTTTGTTGAGATTCTGCAGAGTTTTGTTCAGTCTGAAGAAAAAGCTGTATTTTACTCAACTCACATAGTCTCTGATATTGAGAATGTTGCAGACTTTGTGACAATCATAGATAATGGTAAAATCATCTTTTCTTCATCGCGTGAAAGCATTGAAGAGGATTATTGTATAGTAAAAGGACCTGCTTCAGAGAGTAACAAAATCCCACAAAGTATAGTTTTATCTTGTAAAAAAGGTTCATTTTTGTTTGAAGCTCTTTGCAAAAAGAAAGAGATTGAAAAGTTTATTGAGCCAGGCTTTGTTGTTGAAAAACCATCAATTGAAAAGTTCTATGTAATGCTTGTGAGAAGGGATGAAAAGGATGAAGTTTTGGAAACTCTATAG
- a CDS encoding ABC transporter ATP-binding protein: MIQLIELTKDFGKVRAVDRLSFTINKGEIFGLLGENGAGKTTTLRMLATMIKPTHGTAIIDGLDITKEPEKVRRKIGILFGSESGLYSRLTARENIEYFATLHDMKKDEIKKRIDELVERFQMQEFIDKPAGKFSKGMKQKVCFVRSIIHDPDVMLFDEPTNSLDVTSAKEVHDFIRLCKQEGRTIIFSSHTMSEVEKLCDRVAIIHKGKLVAIGTIDEIKQRFSGASFEDVFIRLVGDNR; this comes from the coding sequence ATGATTCAACTCATTGAACTTACCAAAGACTTTGGAAAAGTCAGGGCGGTTGACAGGCTATCTTTTACCATCAACAAGGGCGAAATCTTTGGGCTCCTTGGTGAAAACGGAGCTGGAAAGACAACAACTTTAAGGATGCTTGCAACAATGATAAAACCCACACATGGCACTGCTATAATTGACGGACTTGACATCACAAAAGAGCCTGAAAAGGTAAGGCGCAAGATAGGAATTCTCTTTGGGAGTGAAAGCGGGCTATATAGCAGGCTTACTGCAAGGGAGAACATTGAATATTTTGCTACTTTGCACGACATGAAAAAAGATGAAATTAAAAAGCGGATTGATGAGCTTGTAGAAAGGTTTCAGATGCAAGAGTTTATCGACAAGCCTGCTGGTAAATTCTCAAAAGGTATGAAACAAAAGGTGTGCTTTGTGCGATCTATCATCCATGACCCTGATGTAATGCTTTTTGATGAGCCAACAAACTCTTTGGACGTCACAAGTGCAAAAGAGGTGCATGACTTTATCAGGCTTTGCAAACAAGAAGGAAGGACTATAATCTTTTCAAGCCATACAATGAGTGAGGTCGAAAAGCTTTGTGACAGGGTTGCAATAATACACAAAGGAAAGCTTGTTGCAATTGGCACAATTGATGAGATAAAGCAAAGATTTTCTGGAGCAAGCTTTGAAGATGTATTTATTAGATTGGTAGGTGATAACAGATGA
- a CDS encoding ABC transporter permease produces MRINMKHVWIVLKKELKDAFRDRRALFMNFILPILTTPLMLLVIIYATKSAYEVKPEKTKICITGEQYAKQLVDLIKNSQFDIVQSSNPKKDLQDGKIKAVIEIPQNFSDHLSKEKQVNIKILVDGSDSKSSNVGLILSEIITDYAKNITKQRLLSKNINPEIIEPIVITKENVAPPRKMALFLLAILVPMFVVLNTSLGGINVAIDITAGEKERGTLEPLLTTAASRISLVTGKYISVSIMAIISGVTSLIGLGLTFWFLPLAFGENATKELGDIAALALPASIYFVMFIVVVLTAIIFSAVEVAIASYARSFKEAQTYLTPITFLVLILAYFTMYKTPNDLVGSYFIIPLINSLAIFKELIYGIINIQHLLLFIVSSTVYLVASIIFASKMFENEKVLFRS; encoded by the coding sequence ATGAGAATAAATATGAAGCATGTGTGGATTGTGCTTAAAAAAGAATTAAAGGATGCTTTTAGAGATAGACGCGCTCTTTTTATGAACTTCATCCTGCCTATACTTACAACACCCCTTATGCTTCTTGTGATAATCTATGCAACTAAGTCTGCATATGAGGTTAAACCTGAAAAAACAAAGATTTGCATCACGGGTGAGCAATATGCAAAACAACTTGTTGACCTAATCAAAAACTCTCAGTTTGACATTGTTCAATCTTCAAATCCAAAGAAGGATTTGCAAGATGGAAAAATTAAGGCAGTGATTGAAATTCCACAAAATTTTTCTGACCACCTTTCAAAAGAAAAGCAGGTTAATATAAAGATTTTAGTTGATGGGTCTGATTCAAAATCATCAAATGTTGGTTTAATATTGAGCGAAATCATAACTGACTACGCAAAAAACATAACAAAACAGAGGCTTTTGTCCAAAAATATCAACCCTGAAATTATTGAGCCTATTGTCATTACAAAAGAAAACGTTGCACCACCCCGCAAAATGGCGTTGTTTTTGCTGGCAATACTTGTCCCTATGTTTGTAGTGCTCAATACCTCACTTGGTGGCATTAATGTTGCTATTGACATAACAGCTGGTGAAAAGGAAAGGGGAACTCTTGAGCCACTTTTAACAACTGCTGCATCACGCATCTCACTTGTAACAGGCAAATACATATCAGTTTCAATCATGGCAATAATAAGCGGAGTTACCTCACTAATAGGGCTTGGACTTACATTTTGGTTTTTGCCGTTGGCCTTTGGAGAAAATGCAACAAAAGAATTGGGAGATATAGCAGCCCTTGCCCTTCCTGCATCTATTTACTTTGTAATGTTTATTGTTGTGGTGTTGACAGCTATAATTTTCAGTGCAGTTGAAGTTGCCATTGCCTCATATGCAAGGTCGTTCAAAGAGGCTCAAACTTATCTTACACCTATTACCTTTTTGGTGCTAATCCTCGCTTACTTCACAATGTATAAAACACCAAATGACTTGGTAGGTTCTTACTTTATCATACCGCTTATCAATTCACTTGCAATATTTAAAGAGCTAATATATGGAATCATAAATATTCAGCACTTGTTATTATTCATAGTTTCTTCAACTGTATATCTTGTTGCCTCTATTATATTTGCATCAAAGATGTTTGAAAATGAGAAGGTGCTGTTTAGAAGCTGA
- a CDS encoding sugar ABC transporter permease, with product MNWKKNLRTYTLIIAILLIWAIFTILTDGNFLTPRNLSMLARQMAITALVAIGMVFVIVAGHIDLSVGSVVGFAGAIAGVLQVWNGWSTPATVIAVLIVGILIGIWQGYWVAYRGVPAFIVTLAGMLIFRGGVLLASRGITISPFKESFRFIGQGYLNKPLSLLFGAILIVGYLLLTINQRNKRKKYNLEVLPIGLEVAKAVAIIALIAVFTGVMISYEGISIPVLILVIFTILLTFVSQNTTFGKYVYAIGGNREAARLSGIDIKKVTMKIFILMGFLSALAGIVLTSRLDAATSGAGTNMELDAIAAAILGGTSTLGGEGTVPGAIIGALIMASIDNGMSLLNLEYSYQLIVKGLVLVFAVWLDIMSRKKS from the coding sequence ATGAATTGGAAGAAAAACTTAAGGACATATACTCTAATAATAGCCATTCTTCTCATCTGGGCAATATTCACCATATTAACAGATGGAAACTTTTTGACACCGCGAAATCTTTCAATGCTTGCAAGACAGATGGCAATCACTGCACTTGTTGCAATAGGAATGGTATTTGTAATTGTTGCAGGACACATTGACCTTTCAGTTGGTTCTGTTGTTGGTTTTGCAGGAGCTATTGCTGGTGTACTTCAGGTATGGAATGGGTGGTCAACTCCTGCAACAGTCATAGCCGTACTTATTGTGGGTATTTTAATAGGTATTTGGCAAGGATACTGGGTTGCTTATAGAGGCGTCCCTGCATTTATTGTAACATTGGCAGGAATGCTTATTTTCAGAGGTGGAGTGCTCTTAGCAAGTAGAGGAATTACTATATCGCCTTTTAAAGAAAGTTTTAGATTTATTGGACAGGGATACCTTAATAAACCTCTTAGTCTTCTATTTGGAGCTATATTGATAGTAGGTTACTTGTTGCTTACAATCAATCAGAGAAATAAGAGAAAAAAGTACAACTTAGAAGTTTTACCTATAGGGCTTGAAGTGGCAAAAGCAGTGGCTATAATTGCTTTAATTGCAGTGTTCACAGGGGTTATGATAAGCTATGAAGGAATTTCAATTCCTGTGTTAATTCTTGTAATATTCACAATATTGTTGACATTTGTTTCTCAAAACACAACATTTGGCAAATATGTTTATGCGATTGGTGGTAACAGAGAAGCTGCAAGACTTTCTGGTATAGACATTAAAAAGGTCACCATGAAGATTTTCATTTTGATGGGTTTTTTGTCTGCACTGGCAGGAATTGTATTAACATCAAGACTTGACGCAGCAACATCTGGTGCTGGAACAAATATGGAGCTTGACGCAATTGCCGCTGCAATCCTTGGCGGAACAAGTACTTTAGGTGGTGAAGGAACAGTTCCAGGTGCTATCATTGGTGCATTGATTATGGCAAGTATAGATAACGGCATGAGCCTTTTGAACCTGGAATATTCATACCAGCTCATTGTGAAAGGTCTTGTACTTGTCTTTGCAGTTTGGCTTGATATTATGTCTAGGAAGAAATCATAA
- a CDS encoding xylose ABC transporter ATP-binding protein: MSEYILEMVHITKEFPGVRALDDVTFKVKKGEIHALVGENGAGKSTLMKILSGVYPYGTYSGDIFIEGKKQHFRNIKDSEHAGVAIIYQELTLVKGMTVGENIFLGREPVENGIINWNKVYAESKKLFEKLNIEIDVYEKVENLGIGQQQMVEIAKAISKDSKILILDEPTAALTEGETKQLFRILKDLKNHGVTCIYISHRLEEIFEIADTVTVLRDGKTISTDPISNLTEDEIIRRMVGRELTQRYPKVQHKPKRTIMEVRNFSVYDKDNPEKKIIDNVSFEIKEGEILGISGLMGAGRTELFMSIFGAYPGRKEGEIWLEGKKISIENPRQAIDHGICYLTEDRKQYGLVLLMDIKDNILLPNYQKFVNGGIIDLSKSLRTALDFVDKLRIKIASPFQRVENLSGGNQQKVIIAKWLLANPKILILDEPTRGIDVGAKYEIYNLMNQFVEQGVGIVMISSELPEILGMSDRILVMQKGRIAGQLLAEEATQEKIMTLATGGR, translated from the coding sequence ATGAGCGAATATATTCTTGAAATGGTTCACATAACAAAAGAATTTCCAGGAGTCAGGGCGCTTGACGATGTTACATTTAAGGTTAAAAAGGGTGAAATTCATGCTCTTGTTGGGGAAAATGGTGCAGGAAAGTCTACGCTCATGAAGATTTTGAGTGGAGTTTATCCATATGGTACCTACAGTGGCGACATTTTTATAGAAGGCAAGAAACAGCATTTTAGAAATATCAAAGACAGTGAACATGCAGGAGTTGCCATAATTTACCAGGAACTAACGCTGGTTAAAGGAATGACTGTTGGCGAGAATATATTTCTTGGCAGGGAACCTGTAGAAAATGGCATAATCAACTGGAATAAAGTTTATGCCGAGTCGAAAAAGCTCTTTGAAAAGCTCAATATAGAAATAGATGTTTATGAAAAAGTAGAAAATTTAGGAATTGGTCAGCAACAGATGGTTGAGATAGCAAAGGCTATATCAAAAGATAGTAAAATCCTTATTCTTGACGAGCCAACTGCAGCTTTAACTGAAGGCGAGACAAAACAACTTTTTAGGATTCTGAAAGACCTCAAAAACCATGGTGTTACATGTATCTATATTTCTCACAGGCTTGAAGAAATTTTTGAGATAGCAGATACTGTGACAGTTTTAAGAGATGGCAAGACAATATCGACTGATCCAATTTCTAATCTTACAGAAGATGAGATAATAAGAAGAATGGTGGGTCGTGAACTTACCCAGCGTTACCCCAAAGTGCAACATAAACCTAAAAGAACAATTATGGAAGTTAGGAATTTTTCTGTGTATGACAAAGATAACCCTGAAAAAAAGATAATTGATAATGTCAGCTTTGAAATAAAAGAAGGAGAAATATTAGGAATATCAGGTTTGATGGGTGCAGGAAGAACAGAACTTTTCATGAGTATTTTTGGAGCGTACCCTGGTAGAAAAGAAGGTGAAATCTGGCTTGAAGGAAAAAAAATCAGTATAGAAAATCCACGCCAAGCTATTGACCATGGAATATGTTATCTTACTGAAGATAGGAAACAATATGGACTTGTCCTTTTAATGGATATAAAAGACAACATCTTGCTTCCGAATTATCAAAAGTTTGTAAATGGAGGTATTATAGATCTATCAAAATCACTGAGAACAGCACTTGATTTTGTAGACAAGTTGAGGATAAAAATAGCTTCACCTTTCCAAAGAGTTGAGAACTTAAGTGGCGGTAACCAGCAAAAGGTTATAATTGCAAAGTGGCTGCTGGCAAATCCAAAGATTTTGATTTTGGATGAGCCAACACGCGGTATTGATGTTGGTGCAAAATACGAGATTTATAATCTGATGAATCAGTTTGTAGAACAGGGAGTAGGTATTGTAATGATTTCTTCAGAGCTGCCAGAAATTCTGGGCATGAGCGACAGAATTCTTGTTATGCAAAAGGGCAGAATTGCTGGTCAGCTTCTTGCAGAAGAAGCAACTCAAGAAAAGATTATGACATTGGCAACAGGAGGAAGGTAA
- the xylF gene encoding D-xylose ABC transporter substrate-binding protein, translated as MKKSLLRIVAIFIAITFIIGIGFAFVPNYVKAKSSKKQIKIGLSLATLQEERWHKDRDEFVKAATKLGAKVLVQAANMDDVKQKEQCENLISQGVDVLVIVPNNAEVFTSIIDEAHKAGIPVISYDRLIRNANVDLYISFDNIKVGELQGKYLTTKVPKGNYFVFRGAPTDNNATLFYQGAMKYIKPLVKSGKVKVLFDQPVKDWKPEEAMRLCENALTAAKNNVQGILAPNDGTAGGIIQALKAQGLAGKVVVTGQDADLAAVKRIIEGTQTMTVFKDVRLLAKKAAEVAVELAKGKKVSQLKGVNGKVYNGKINVPSILLTPVAVDKSNIDKVLIKSGWFTKEQVYGKK; from the coding sequence ATGAAAAAGTCACTATTAAGAATTGTTGCTATTTTTATTGCCATAACATTTATAATTGGAATTGGCTTTGCGTTTGTTCCTAATTACGTAAAAGCTAAGTCGTCGAAAAAACAGATTAAAATTGGTCTTTCTCTTGCAACGCTTCAAGAAGAGAGATGGCACAAAGACAGAGATGAGTTTGTAAAAGCAGCAACAAAGCTTGGTGCAAAAGTTTTAGTACAAGCAGCTAATATGGATGACGTAAAGCAGAAAGAACAATGTGAAAATTTGATTAGCCAAGGTGTAGACGTCCTTGTAATTGTTCCAAACAATGCAGAAGTCTTCACATCTATAATTGATGAAGCACATAAAGCAGGAATACCAGTAATCTCCTATGACAGATTGATAAGAAACGCAAATGTTGACCTCTATATTTCATTTGACAATATTAAAGTAGGAGAACTTCAAGGAAAATATCTTACAACTAAAGTTCCAAAGGGCAACTACTTTGTATTCAGAGGTGCACCAACAGACAACAACGCAACACTCTTCTATCAAGGTGCTATGAAGTACATCAAACCTCTTGTTAAGAGTGGGAAAGTCAAAGTTCTCTTTGACCAGCCAGTAAAAGATTGGAAACCAGAAGAGGCTATGAGACTTTGTGAGAATGCACTCACTGCAGCAAAGAACAATGTCCAGGGAATCTTGGCTCCAAACGATGGAACAGCAGGTGGAATTATTCAGGCACTCAAGGCTCAGGGTCTTGCAGGAAAGGTTGTTGTAACAGGTCAGGATGCTGATTTGGCTGCTGTTAAGAGAATTATTGAGGGTACACAGACAATGACAGTTTTCAAGGATGTAAGACTGCTTGCAAAGAAAGCTGCAGAAGTTGCTGTTGAGCTTGCAAAAGGTAAGAAGGTTTCTCAACTCAAGGGAGTCAACGGCAAGGTTTACAATGGTAAGATAAACGTACCATCAATACTTTTGACACCAGTTGCAGTTGACAAGTCAAACATTGACAAAGTGCTTATTAAGAGTGGTTGGTTTACAAAAGAGCAGGTTTATGGAAAGAAGTAA
- a CDS encoding sugar ABC transporter substrate-binding protein, with the protein MRTKLQKFSFQIMVVVSTVIFVAIVLYDIYNIRFINISTKKVNLKNSTRVMMILPQNQTYWNWFLDQFEKISEKYGILPDIVFYNTSSEAYKFLKLAEVVKPDAIVMCNIYNSKEIAYVLSSLKNKGIFLASLFNDMLFRYEDVFVGIDYYYKGKIAGKIIFKVLSEKKNIPSKLKIAIVNPLYTIIGGTLEVKGLVDFLKGKGIKNVTIKNFNFDYPSFPPEEVARQLILENTQKFNVIYVGSETETMAVAQNILTFNKLDQFIIIGAGTNEKLQKYVKEKIINGIINDNGQLIAQKLCEALLSWKKFGHASSYISTNFEVIE; encoded by the coding sequence ATGAGGACTAAACTGCAAAAATTCAGCTTTCAGATTATGGTTGTCGTCAGTACAGTAATATTTGTAGCAATTGTTCTATACGATATTTATAATATACGATTTATTAACATCTCTACCAAAAAGGTTAATCTTAAAAACTCAACACGTGTAATGATGATACTTCCCCAAAATCAAACATATTGGAACTGGTTTTTAGATCAATTTGAAAAAATTTCCGAAAAATACGGAATATTACCTGATATTGTATTTTACAACACTTCCTCAGAAGCGTATAAGTTTTTAAAGCTAGCTGAGGTTGTAAAACCAGATGCAATTGTAATGTGCAATATATATAATTCTAAAGAAATAGCCTATGTTCTATCTTCTTTAAAAAATAAAGGAATTTTCTTAGCTTCTCTGTTTAACGATATGCTATTTAGATATGAAGATGTATTTGTCGGTATTGATTATTATTACAAAGGAAAAATTGCAGGGAAGATTATATTTAAAGTACTTAGTGAAAAGAAAAATATTCCAAGCAAACTGAAAATTGCAATTGTAAACCCTCTTTACACAATTATTGGTGGCACACTTGAAGTAAAGGGGCTTGTGGATTTTCTTAAAGGAAAGGGTATCAAGAATGTAACAATAAAGAATTTCAATTTTGATTATCCCTCTTTTCCCCCTGAAGAGGTGGCAAGGCAATTAATTCTTGAAAATACGCAGAAATTTAACGTTATTTATGTGGGAAGTGAAACAGAAACTATGGCAGTTGCCCAAAATATTCTGACATTTAATAAGCTTGACCAGTTTATTATAATCGGTGCTGGAACCAACGAGAAATTGCAAAAGTATGTAAAAGAAAAAATAATCAATGGAATTATAAATGACAACGGACAGTTAATAGCCCAAAAGTTATGTGAAGCATTACTTAGCTGGAAAAAGTTTGGCCATGCTTCTTCTTACATCTCAACCAACTTTGAAGTGATTGAATAA